The following are encoded together in the Opitutus sp. ER46 genome:
- a CDS encoding DUF362 domain-containing protein, which translates to MRLSFLSFLGLALVAATLRAAAPQLAPTGATSSKAPIEPVWQARLPSFSEEDYHTEVEALFEAYEKASGRKLVPGQKKRVGLKVYADSGPGMATPVPLVKAVIAALKRRGFEHQNIFLVGLNALRLRMTGYLPSLVSGQTPFAGNPVYVLESGRFYDPVWFYDSPLPQRFDPVFAAKQTADVANSTTKDEDRKSFLATPLFLDADFWINMPVYTDHPTLGVNGALVNATLWNASNTARFFRSPANAPAAVAEMSAIPELRETWVFTIASLQHYQFIGGPFFNSLYTVSEPVVWLSRDPVMMDALMRDRINAHRRQSGFEPIDEEVRTLEFAETLGVGSTRTSSARIIRVGD; encoded by the coding sequence ATGCGCCTGTCTTTTCTCTCCTTCCTCGGTCTGGCCCTAGTGGCTGCCACCCTCCGTGCGGCCGCTCCGCAGCTGGCTCCCACGGGCGCGACATCCTCCAAGGCGCCGATCGAGCCGGTGTGGCAGGCCCGCCTGCCGAGCTTTTCAGAGGAGGATTACCACACCGAGGTGGAAGCGCTGTTCGAGGCCTATGAGAAGGCGTCAGGGCGCAAGCTGGTGCCGGGCCAGAAGAAGCGGGTCGGCCTGAAGGTCTATGCGGATTCGGGGCCGGGGATGGCCACGCCGGTTCCGCTGGTGAAGGCGGTGATTGCGGCGCTGAAGCGGCGCGGCTTTGAGCACCAGAACATCTTCCTCGTTGGCCTGAATGCGCTCCGTTTGCGGATGACCGGATATCTGCCGTCGCTCGTTTCGGGCCAGACGCCTTTCGCTGGCAACCCCGTGTACGTGCTTGAGTCGGGGCGCTTTTATGACCCGGTCTGGTTCTATGACTCGCCGCTCCCGCAGCGGTTCGATCCGGTGTTCGCGGCGAAGCAGACCGCCGACGTGGCGAACAGCACGACCAAGGATGAGGACCGCAAGAGCTTCCTCGCGACGCCGCTCTTCCTGGATGCGGACTTCTGGATCAACATGCCGGTGTACACCGATCACCCGACGCTCGGCGTGAACGGCGCGCTCGTGAACGCCACGCTGTGGAACGCCTCGAACACGGCGCGTTTCTTCCGCTCGCCGGCCAATGCGCCCGCGGCCGTGGCCGAGATGAGCGCCATTCCCGAACTGCGGGAAACATGGGTCTTCACCATCGCGAGCCTGCAGCACTACCAGTTCATCGGCGGGCCCTTTTTCAACTCGCTGTACACGGTGTCGGAGCCGGTGGTCTGGCTGAGCCGCGACCCCGTGATGATGGACGCGCTCATGCGCGATCGCATCAATGCCCATCGCCGCCAGTCGGGTTTCGAGCCGATCGACGAGGAAGTCCGCACGCTGGAGTTTGCGGAGACGCTCGGCGTGGGTTCCACGCGGACCAGTTCCGCGCGGATCATTCGCGTCGGGGACTGA
- a CDS encoding PTS sugar transporter subunit IIA, producing the protein MRLEKIIARNRIIDLRALDLEGALKELLDVSVEKFPDLKPESLLKGLLARESTMTTYLGLGVALPHVRVKMARRYVLAIGRSRVGIRHDGALADERVHLIFMLIAGENARDYLQVLAAIAQQVKDPSLVESLVNAPDAEALHERLVGGFGGLRAVQAQQNRVNRLMFREAERVAEGTDCSGIIVFGDTFIGGIQPGTLRSKFKTILVTRTAIEPTEEEKQFTETIQVRSFSNQRLAQLRSSILVALTRGVVTFTDRICCIGGITGSNQFDTLVVVDIEREFQTLLTGSTADLLPEDVKPEVLERVIAVATELAVEGREGRPVGCLFVVGDTEKVEKLTKPLVLNPFFGYKEEDRNILNPFMDETVKEFSSIDGSFVIRGDGVVEAAGSLIQATDSSHVLPSGLGSRHAAAAAISVAANCISIVVSSSTGQVTLFRRGVMVPLTEKRR; encoded by the coding sequence ATGCGGCTCGAAAAAATCATCGCCCGGAACCGGATTATCGACCTGCGCGCCCTTGATCTTGAGGGGGCGCTGAAGGAGTTGCTGGACGTCTCCGTCGAGAAGTTTCCGGACCTGAAGCCCGAGTCGCTGCTGAAAGGGCTGCTCGCGCGCGAGAGCACGATGACCACCTACCTGGGCCTGGGCGTCGCGCTGCCGCACGTGCGGGTGAAGATGGCGCGCCGGTACGTGCTCGCCATCGGGCGGAGCCGCGTGGGCATCCGGCACGACGGCGCGCTCGCGGACGAGCGCGTGCATCTGATCTTCATGCTGATCGCGGGCGAGAACGCGCGCGATTACCTGCAGGTGCTCGCGGCGATCGCGCAGCAGGTGAAGGATCCCTCGCTCGTCGAGAGTCTCGTCAACGCGCCCGATGCCGAGGCGCTGCACGAGCGGCTGGTCGGTGGCTTTGGCGGCCTGCGCGCCGTGCAGGCGCAACAGAACCGGGTGAACCGGCTCATGTTTCGCGAAGCCGAGCGCGTCGCGGAGGGAACGGACTGCAGCGGCATCATCGTCTTCGGCGACACCTTCATCGGCGGCATCCAGCCCGGGACGCTGCGCTCCAAGTTCAAGACGATCCTCGTGACGCGGACGGCGATCGAGCCCACGGAGGAGGAGAAGCAGTTCACCGAGACGATCCAGGTGCGCTCGTTCTCGAACCAGCGGCTGGCGCAACTGCGCAGTTCTATCCTGGTGGCGCTGACGCGCGGCGTGGTGACGTTTACCGACCGAATCTGCTGCATTGGCGGGATCACCGGGAGCAACCAGTTCGACACGCTTGTGGTCGTGGATATTGAGCGCGAATTTCAGACGCTGCTCACCGGCTCGACGGCCGACCTGCTGCCCGAGGATGTGAAACCGGAAGTGCTGGAGCGCGTGATCGCCGTAGCGACGGAGCTGGCGGTCGAAGGCCGCGAAGGCCGCCCGGTCGGCTGCCTGTTTGTGGTCGGTGATACGGAGAAGGTGGAGAAGCTGACCAAGCCCCTCGTGTTGAATCCGTTCTTCGGCTACAAGGAGGAGGACCGGAACATTCTGAATCCGTTCATGGATGAGACCGTGAAGGAGTTCTCGTCGATCGACGGCAGCTTCGTGATTCGGGGCGACGGGGTGGTGGAGGCGGCGGGCAGCCTGATTCAGGCGACCGACAGCAGCCACGTGCTGCCGAGCGGGCTGGGCAGCCGCCACGCGGCGGCCGCCGCGATCAGCGTAGCCGCGAATTGCATCTCGATCGTGGTTTCGTCCAGCACCGGGCAGGTGACCTTGTTCCGCCGGGGCGTGATGGTTCCCCTGACCGAGAAACGTCGCTGA
- a CDS encoding NADH-quinone oxidoreductase subunit A: MTASAYLPFLIQVVLAAGITGVVVGASHFFGQRARKNRIKDTAYECGLPGEGLVHTRFSVKFYLTALLFMLFDLEIVILIPWTFIYREFLAHNIAILGPILFFLGVLVLGLWYEVKKGALQWER, from the coding sequence ATGACCGCCTCAGCGTATCTTCCCTTCCTGATCCAGGTCGTCCTCGCCGCGGGCATCACCGGCGTGGTCGTGGGCGCGAGCCATTTTTTTGGGCAGCGCGCACGCAAGAACCGGATCAAGGACACGGCGTACGAATGCGGTCTGCCGGGGGAGGGGCTGGTCCACACGCGGTTCTCGGTGAAGTTCTATCTCACGGCCCTCCTGTTCATGCTCTTCGATCTGGAGATCGTGATCCTGATTCCGTGGACGTTCATCTACCGGGAGTTCCTCGCCCACAATATCGCGATCCTTGGCCCCATCCTCTTTTTCCTCGGGGTGCTCGTGCTGGGACTGTGGTACGAAGTGAAGAAAGGCGCGCTCCAGTGGGAGCGCTGA
- the dnaG gene encoding DNA primase produces the protein MPVIKPSCVRDLKVRVNLADVVSRVVSLRKAGGNRLKGLCPFHQEKTPSFHVDPDKGFYKCFGCGKAGDIITFVRDTEQLTFTEAVEALGKRFGVAIEYEQGTGGQTNEERSLRQEIFDIHEQAAEHFHQVFHARDSSGEFFRQYWTEKRRFAPELANEFKIGGVDPQGSGLGAVLMRRKYSEEALRRCGLFFLREDTVITLGTLRPRFRGRLMIPIRDHQSRVVAFTARQTDLTPEDDPAHEAKYVNSPETPVFTKGNLLFNLDRARTAVGEGRPFVMVEGQLDALRCWSVGLKSAVAPQGTSITESQLILLKRYHAQVECFFDSDSAGQKAALRFLPLAFKTGLEVRFLTLAGSEKIDPDLLFLEHGIEAYAALQAQAQTAMTFACRAALPDAATASPEHKARSAQAVFEIIQASESEVVRNASLTEAASHLRVPLPALYKDFQAYLGRLARQAAARPSAEPVHDAKNLTPVINGANAHTPERDLLMLVLHFETLGLPLSHAVQPDWVDIGHVEGSLLNRFLSEFEQHSWPGRDHLELLLETEEERGLVAGLLFETPAIEDPVKIAQEGLRRLRARSLEPRLRQIELALANSGADSKFDPISLLKERSDIQRLLRQPLVLATSG, from the coding sequence ATGCCCGTTATCAAGCCGAGCTGCGTGCGCGACCTGAAGGTTCGCGTCAATCTCGCCGACGTCGTGTCGCGCGTGGTTTCACTGCGCAAGGCCGGCGGCAATCGCCTCAAGGGGCTCTGCCCCTTCCACCAGGAGAAGACGCCCTCCTTTCACGTCGATCCGGACAAGGGGTTCTACAAATGCTTCGGCTGCGGGAAGGCCGGCGACATCATCACTTTCGTGCGCGACACGGAGCAGCTCACTTTCACCGAGGCCGTCGAGGCGCTCGGCAAGCGGTTCGGCGTCGCCATCGAATACGAGCAAGGCACTGGCGGCCAAACCAATGAGGAGCGCTCGCTGCGCCAGGAGATCTTCGATATCCACGAACAGGCTGCGGAACACTTCCATCAGGTATTTCACGCCCGCGACTCCAGCGGAGAGTTCTTTCGCCAGTATTGGACGGAGAAGCGGCGCTTTGCGCCGGAGCTCGCCAACGAGTTCAAGATCGGCGGTGTCGATCCGCAAGGCAGTGGCCTTGGTGCTGTCCTCATGCGGCGCAAGTACTCCGAGGAAGCACTCCGCCGCTGCGGCCTGTTCTTCCTGCGCGAAGACACGGTCATCACGCTGGGCACCCTCCGTCCACGCTTCCGCGGCCGGCTGATGATTCCGATCCGCGATCACCAATCGCGCGTCGTGGCCTTCACCGCCCGCCAGACCGACCTGACGCCGGAGGACGATCCCGCGCACGAGGCCAAATACGTCAACTCGCCGGAAACCCCGGTGTTCACGAAGGGCAACCTGCTCTTCAACCTCGACCGCGCCCGCACCGCCGTCGGCGAAGGACGCCCCTTCGTCATGGTCGAAGGCCAGCTCGACGCGCTGCGCTGCTGGAGCGTCGGACTGAAATCCGCCGTCGCCCCCCAGGGCACCTCGATCACCGAGAGCCAGTTGATCCTGCTCAAACGCTACCACGCGCAGGTGGAGTGCTTCTTCGACAGTGACAGCGCGGGCCAGAAGGCCGCCCTGCGGTTCCTTCCGCTCGCGTTCAAAACCGGGCTCGAGGTCCGCTTCCTCACGCTCGCCGGAAGCGAAAAAATCGATCCCGACCTACTCTTCCTGGAACACGGCATCGAGGCGTACGCCGCGCTGCAAGCGCAGGCCCAGACAGCAATGACGTTCGCCTGCCGGGCCGCCCTCCCCGACGCCGCGACTGCCTCCCCCGAGCACAAGGCACGCTCCGCCCAGGCTGTCTTCGAAATCATCCAAGCCTCAGAAAGCGAAGTCGTTCGCAATGCGTCGCTAACCGAAGCCGCCTCCCATTTGCGCGTACCGCTTCCCGCACTGTACAAGGACTTCCAAGCGTATCTCGGTCGGCTGGCCCGCCAAGCCGCAGCCCGCCCATCTGCCGAGCCCGTCCATGATGCAAAGAACTTAACACCAGTGATTAACGGAGCAAACGCGCATACTCCCGAGCGGGATCTCCTGATGCTGGTCCTGCACTTCGAAACGCTCGGCCTGCCCCTCAGTCACGCCGTCCAGCCCGATTGGGTCGACATCGGCCACGTCGAGGGCAGCCTCCTCAATCGCTTTCTCAGTGAGTTTGAGCAGCATTCGTGGCCCGGCCGTGACCATCTGGAACTGCTGCTTGAAACAGAGGAGGAACGGGGTTTGGTGGCCGGCCTTTTGTTCGAGACGCCTGCCATCGAAGACCCGGTAAAGATCGCTCAGGAGGGACTGCGGCGACTGCGGGCGCGCTCCCTCGAGCCCCGCCTGCGCCAAATAGAACTTGCTCTGGCTAACAGCGGGGCGGACAGTAAGTTCGACCCAATTTCACTACTGAAAGAACGTTCCGATATACAACGCCTGCTTCGCCAGCCACTTGTGCTGGCCACCTCGGGCTGA